Sequence from the Synergistaceae bacterium genome:
GGAGTCCTTCCCTCCCAAGGGGAAGCGTAGGGCATCGAGATTGAGCCGGAGATAGCTATATGATTCTCGTTTGCCATCTTCACGCAGTCCGCGAAACCTGCCACGCTCTCCTCAGGAGTCCTGTTGAGATTCTTGAGGTTGTGCATACGGCTTGCGGAAACGTTCAGCTTTACCTTCTTGCACCCGCAGTCTATTGCTCTCTGAACGCCGCGAGTGTTCGGGATTAGTGCACGGAGCTCCACATCTTCAGGAACGTCGCCGATACGCTTGAAGATTTCGTCAGTGTCGGCCATCTGGGGGACTTTCTTGGGGTGCATGAACGATCCGACCTCGATAACCTTATAGCCTGCGTCGATAGCTCCCCGCAAAAGCTCCAGTTTCTGCTCAGTTGTGG
This genomic interval carries:
- a CDS encoding hydroxymethylglutaryl-CoA lyase → MMHLPEKVTMCEVGLRDGLQNEKVIPTTEQKLELLRGAIDAGYKVIEVGSFMHPKKVPQMADTDEIFKRIGDVPEDVELRALIPNTRGVQRAIDCGCKKVKLNVSASRMHNLKNLNRTPEESVAGFADCVKMANENHIAISGSISMPYASPWEGRTP